From the genome of Streptomyces sp. NBC_01775, one region includes:
- a CDS encoding helix-turn-helix domain-containing protein, producing the protein MPPEEEHRVQAHLDRLLAERGMTLSELAARVGVSVVNLSVLKNDRAKAIRFTTLTAICRELDCQPGDLLSIRED; encoded by the coding sequence ATGCCGCCGGAGGAGGAACACCGGGTCCAGGCCCACCTGGACCGGCTGCTGGCCGAACGCGGCATGACCCTGTCCGAACTAGCGGCCAGAGTCGGGGTGTCGGTGGTCAACCTCTCCGTCCTGAAGAACGACCGGGCTAAGGCGATCCGCTTCACCACCCTCACCGCGATCTGCCGCGAACTGGACTGCCAGCCCGGCGACCTGCTCAGCATCCGCGAGGACTGA
- a CDS encoding dihydrodipicolinate synthase family protein, with translation MFTGLSAFPLTPIPGDGGIDEKGLAGLVRRLAAAGVDSIGALGSTGSYAYLTRQERARVARIAVEHADEVPVIVGIGALRTRHVLEAAEDAQNAGAAGVLLAPVSYQPLTDDDVFGLYEYVTAHLSIPLVIYDNPGTTHFAFTDELYARLARLPRVASIKIPGVPADPAAARARIQHLRQILPETVTVGVSGDADAARGLSAGCDVWYSVIGGTFPEPALALTRAAQSDQPERAQQESERLQPLWDLFAQHGGSLRVVAAAAAHLGLTPPRNLPLPLRGLDTEDRAQVAAVIETLGLHA, from the coding sequence ATGTTCACCGGCCTGAGCGCCTTCCCGCTCACCCCGATCCCCGGCGACGGGGGCATCGATGAGAAAGGGCTCGCGGGTCTGGTCCGCCGGCTGGCTGCCGCAGGCGTCGATTCGATCGGTGCACTGGGCTCCACGGGATCGTATGCCTATCTGACCCGCCAGGAGCGGGCGCGCGTCGCCCGCATCGCAGTGGAGCACGCCGACGAGGTCCCGGTCATCGTCGGGATCGGGGCGCTGCGCACCCGGCACGTGCTGGAGGCAGCCGAGGACGCGCAGAATGCCGGGGCTGCCGGGGTGCTGCTGGCGCCGGTGTCGTACCAGCCGCTGACCGACGACGACGTGTTCGGGCTGTACGAGTATGTCACCGCGCACCTCTCCATTCCTCTGGTGATCTACGACAACCCCGGCACCACCCACTTCGCCTTCACCGACGAGCTGTACGCCCGGCTGGCCCGACTGCCTCGCGTGGCGTCCATCAAGATCCCTGGGGTCCCCGCTGACCCCGCGGCTGCCCGGGCACGCATCCAGCACCTGCGGCAGATCCTGCCCGAGACGGTGACGGTGGGGGTCAGCGGCGACGCGGACGCGGCCAGGGGGCTGAGCGCAGGATGCGATGTCTGGTACTCGGTGATCGGCGGCACCTTCCCCGAACCCGCACTCGCCCTCACCCGGGCCGCACAGTCCGACCAGCCGGAGCGGGCCCAGCAAGAGTCAGAGCGCCTGCAGCCGCTGTGGGACCTCTTCGCCCAGCACGGAGGGTCTTTGCGAGTCGTCGCGGCAGCAGCCGCGCACCTCGGCCTCACCCCGCCCCGCAACCTCCCGCTGCCGCTGCGCGGTCTCGACACCGAAGACCGCGCTCAAGTCGCCGCAGTGATCGAGACGCTGGGCCTCCACGCCTGA